From Gammaproteobacteria bacterium, a single genomic window includes:
- a CDS encoding c-type cytochrome, with protein sequence MNPGVLKRGRGSSRIGQAMFVLALMSALAACGGELPSAELPTDTPELKALGQAIYFDTSLSSPPGQSCASCHADNAGFADPNRNLPVSEGVISGRFGNRNSPTTSYAAFIPPFQLVNDIGGDFYIGGQFMDGRASTLEDQAKAPFLNPLEMNNPDKASVVLAVSRANYAADFRVLFGDNIFNNVDRAYDRIAEAIAAFERSTFFSPFSSKFDAFQRGVVMLTASELRGSLLFIGKAECARCHESPAGGADVGSDFRYHNIGVPPNPNNPFLYLGPEFNPEGMSFVDMGLGGVLGLASENGKFRTPTMRNIALTPPYMHNGVFDTLEQVIQFYNRRDVDGVVPEVADNIDNIDNIGELGLTDAEVQDLIAFLNTMTDGFTR encoded by the coding sequence ATGAACCCGGGGGTCTTGAAACGAGGCAGGGGATCAAGCCGAATTGGGCAGGCCATGTTCGTGTTGGCGCTCATGTCCGCACTCGCCGCCTGTGGCGGGGAGTTGCCATCGGCTGAACTGCCGACCGACACCCCGGAGCTGAAAGCGTTGGGCCAGGCCATTTATTTTGATACCAGTCTGTCCAGTCCGCCGGGACAGTCTTGCGCAAGCTGTCATGCCGATAATGCGGGTTTCGCCGATCCGAACCGGAATCTGCCGGTCTCCGAAGGTGTAATCAGCGGACGATTTGGCAATCGCAATTCACCAACTACATCCTACGCGGCATTTATACCGCCGTTCCAGCTAGTGAACGATATTGGCGGTGATTTCTACATCGGTGGCCAGTTTATGGATGGTCGCGCCTCGACACTTGAAGATCAGGCCAAGGCACCGTTTCTTAATCCACTGGAAATGAATAACCCGGACAAAGCCAGTGTTGTGCTGGCTGTGAGCCGGGCAAATTATGCTGCTGATTTCCGGGTGCTGTTTGGTGACAACATCTTCAACAATGTTGACCGGGCCTATGATCGTATTGCCGAGGCCATTGCGGCATTCGAGCGCAGCACTTTTTTTTCGCCTTTCAGCTCGAAGTTTGATGCGTTCCAGCGGGGCGTTGTCATGTTAACTGCCAGCGAATTGCGCGGATCGCTGTTGTTCATTGGCAAGGCCGAGTGCGCCCGTTGCCATGAGTCTCCAGCGGGCGGAGCCGATGTGGGCTCCGATTTCCGGTACCATAATATAGGCGTGCCGCCCAATCCGAATAACCCGTTTTTATACCTGGGACCGGAATTCAATCCCGAAGGCATGAGCTTTGTTGATATGGGGCTTGGCGGGGTGCTTGGACTGGCATCGGAGAATGGCAAGTTCCGCACCCCGACCATGCGCAACATCGCGTTAACCCCGCCGTATATGCACAACGGCGTGTTCGATACGCTGGAACAGGTTATCCAGTTCTATAATCGGCGCGATGTTGATGGCGTTGTTCCGGAAGTTGCTGACAACATTGATAACATCGACAACATTGGCGAACTGGGTTTGACGGATGCCGAGGTCCAGGATTTGATTGCGTTTCTCAATACCATGACTGACGGCTTTACCCGTTAG
- a CDS encoding GGDEF domain-containing protein, with amino-acid sequence MTDSTLLTLEEQLQALARLSGQHREVPLIRSLLEILGLLAPVSGVKYYQLANALGDHEFGRHNVASAWVYDALDPPTMGQPLKSLPSLSEATVSGERRQMRSSGGHSLDVIPVRGSRYIVGLLVLDWREVDPSMHNFVHSLIMLCGNMLTLIFSKEREALTSLYNRQSFEERLHALLDYVGASNEELKVCFALIDIDDFAGVNEKLGHLLGDEVLVHVSQVMNRSFRFYDLLCRFGGGQFVAVMRDTDIDGAACVVERFRTTIEAYHFPQVGKKTVSVGLVQVCAHELMPSILDRARAALSAAHEAGGNQVEVFQPSIRVNIPQAAVGGDVELF; translated from the coding sequence ATGACGGATTCAACCCTGCTGACACTCGAAGAGCAACTCCAGGCGTTGGCAAGATTATCGGGCCAACACCGGGAGGTGCCCTTGATTCGCAGTTTGCTGGAGATCCTGGGTTTGCTGGCGCCGGTCAGCGGCGTCAAGTACTACCAGCTCGCCAATGCGCTGGGTGATCATGAATTTGGTCGCCACAATGTTGCCAGTGCCTGGGTGTACGATGCGCTTGATCCTCCCACCATGGGCCAGCCGCTCAAATCCTTGCCGTCCCTGTCAGAGGCAACGGTCAGCGGCGAACGCCGACAGATGCGTTCGTCCGGTGGCCACAGTCTGGACGTGATCCCGGTGCGTGGCAGTCGCTATATCGTTGGCCTGCTTGTTCTGGACTGGCGTGAAGTCGACCCGTCCATGCATAACTTTGTTCATTCATTGATCATGCTGTGTGGCAATATGCTGACCCTGATCTTCAGCAAGGAACGCGAGGCCTTGACCAGCCTGTATAACCGGCAATCCTTTGAGGAGCGCTTGCACGCCTTGCTCGACTACGTGGGCGCCAGCAACGAAGAGCTGAAAGTCTGTTTTGCCCTGATCGATATTGATGATTTTGCCGGTGTTAACGAAAAGCTGGGACACCTTTTGGGTGACGAGGTGCTGGTGCATGTGTCGCAGGTAATGAACCGGTCATTTCGTTTTTATGACTTGCTGTGCCGGTTTGGTGGTGGCCAGTTTGTTGCGGTCATGCGTGATACAGATATTGACGGCGCAGCTTGTGTTGTCGAACGCTTTCGCACCACGATCGAGGCCTACCATTTTCCGCAGGTGGGCAAAAAAACAGTGAGTGTTGGCCTGGTACAGGTGTGTGCCCACGAGTTAATGCCATCCATACTGGACCGGGCGCGCGCCGCTCTGTCAGCAGCACATGAGGCCGGCGGCAACCAGGTCGAAGTGTTTCAGCCATCCATTCGAGTAAATATTCCACAAGCAGCCGTGGGTGGTGACGTGGAGCTATTCTGA
- a CDS encoding thiazole synthase produces MSAPAKPVKQDTTAGEDSLVIDGKSYRSRLLVGTGKYDNFEQARDAIQASGAQIVTMAVRRTNLGQDDGPNLLDVISPKDYTYLPNTAGCYSAEDAVRTCRLARELLDGHDLVKLEVLGDEKTLYPDIAETMKAAETLIKEGFKIMVYTNDDPVAAKRLEDLGCVAVMPLAAPIGSGLGIRNPYNILTIVENANVPILVDAGVGTASDAAIAMELGCDGILMQTAIAGAQNPVLMASAMKKAVEAGREAYRAGRIPRKRFATASSPVDGAFF; encoded by the coding sequence ATGAGCGCACCAGCCAAGCCAGTAAAACAGGACACAACCGCCGGTGAAGATTCACTGGTAATCGACGGCAAATCCTACCGATCCAGGTTGCTGGTGGGAACCGGCAAATACGACAACTTCGAGCAGGCTCGCGATGCGATCCAGGCCAGTGGCGCCCAAATTGTCACCATGGCCGTGCGTCGCACCAACCTGGGCCAGGACGACGGCCCGAACCTGCTGGACGTGATTTCGCCCAAGGATTACACCTACCTGCCCAATACGGCCGGCTGTTACAGCGCCGAGGACGCGGTGCGCACCTGCCGCCTGGCGCGGGAACTGCTGGATGGCCACGATCTGGTGAAGCTGGAAGTACTGGGCGATGAAAAAACCCTGTACCCGGATATCGCCGAAACCATGAAAGCCGCGGAAACCCTCATCAAGGAAGGTTTCAAAATCATGGTCTATACCAATGATGACCCGGTGGCGGCCAAACGCCTGGAAGACCTGGGCTGCGTCGCGGTCATGCCGCTGGCGGCACCCATCGGTTCCGGTCTCGGAATTCGCAACCCCTACAACATCCTGACCATAGTCGAAAATGCCAATGTCCCTATCCTGGTGGATGCTGGTGTTGGTACCGCGTCTGACGCTGCCATCGCCATGGAACTGGGTTGTGACGGAATCCTTATGCAGACCGCCATTGCCGGAGCACAGAACCCGGTGCTGATGGCATCAGCCATGAAAAAAGCAGTTGAAGCCGGCCGCGAGGCATATCGCGCCGGACGTATTCCGCGCAAGCGTTTCGCCACGGCCTCGTCCCCGGTCGATGGCGCATTCTTCTAG
- a CDS encoding AsmA family protein, protein MKSTGRRILYSLVILLALTAVLVAAAVFLIDAKTIQKRLNDELAAQTGQQLHIDGDTQLEFFPRLAIRIDKIRLRSLGKQRDWLTINRLAGQVDIWRLVSGELVINSFLIDQPVINLILAKFPESSAKDTAKPTSKAADGEKNGKPMLIGVRQIKINKGVLNWAEKPELGQLDLHTFTANNDAPGKPIHMSFDTTLTTPDVAHSVPLKGAFTVDLGKSDQYQIKPLNLKLDQSSMTGSINIQDGKTSRIQFDLELDTLDVDRYTQADAASQPAAGKPAASKPVKAKAGKQEGNGAIIDGKIRVKQVRVAGINITDTDAGVHFANDQLSLKPFSTRISNGQMKGTASVDLRGNDPVIRLDQSMKGVDIGQLLRDLKVYHHFKGNGDIKLAINTRGGDVDPLLKNLDGNVSFNLGDSSFNDMDFLGTAQKLQKLYDTLKGKEVSEKPVKAKAVYDTVSGSLQFNKGIGTTNDLLIARKDSRITGSGTISPGYDDINIALNVVGMRDDKPVGSGIPLRIKKPLSDPRYMIDRKEATKMIKKEATKKAQKRLKKEALKRLFGQ, encoded by the coding sequence ATGAAATCAACTGGTCGACGCATTCTGTATTCCCTGGTCATCCTGCTTGCATTGACGGCTGTACTGGTCGCTGCAGCCGTATTCCTGATTGATGCCAAAACCATTCAAAAGCGCCTCAACGATGAACTGGCAGCCCAAACCGGCCAGCAACTGCATATTGACGGCGACACCCAGCTGGAATTCTTTCCACGTCTGGCCATTCGCATTGACAAGATTCGGCTACGCAGCCTGGGCAAACAACGAGACTGGCTGACCATCAATCGGCTCGCCGGCCAGGTTGATATCTGGCGCCTGGTTTCCGGTGAACTGGTTATCAACTCCTTTCTTATCGACCAGCCCGTAATTAACTTGATTTTAGCGAAATTCCCGGAATCATCCGCGAAAGACACGGCCAAACCAACATCCAAGGCCGCTGACGGCGAGAAAAATGGCAAGCCGATGCTTATTGGTGTGCGCCAAATCAAGATAAACAAAGGGGTTTTAAACTGGGCCGAAAAGCCGGAACTGGGACAACTGGACCTTCATACATTTACAGCAAACAACGATGCCCCCGGCAAACCCATACACATGAGCTTTGACACCACGCTGACAACCCCGGATGTGGCACACAGCGTTCCACTCAAAGGTGCGTTTACCGTAGATCTTGGCAAGTCGGATCAATACCAAATCAAGCCGTTAAACCTGAAACTGGATCAGAGCAGCATGACCGGCTCCATCAACATCCAGGATGGCAAAACCAGTCGCATCCAGTTTGACCTCGAGCTTGATACCCTGGATGTGGATCGCTACACGCAGGCAGATGCTGCATCTCAACCGGCGGCAGGCAAACCGGCTGCGAGCAAACCCGTCAAGGCCAAGGCCGGCAAACAGGAAGGCAACGGCGCAATCATTGACGGCAAAATTCGCGTCAAGCAAGTGCGCGTAGCCGGCATCAACATTACTGATACCGATGCGGGTGTGCACTTTGCCAACGACCAGCTGTCACTCAAGCCCTTCAGCACGCGCATCAGCAATGGCCAGATGAAAGGCACGGCGTCGGTAGACCTGAGAGGTAACGATCCGGTGATTCGCCTGGATCAGTCAATGAAAGGTGTGGACATCGGCCAGTTACTGCGCGACCTGAAAGTCTATCATCACTTCAAGGGTAACGGTGATATCAAGCTCGCCATTAACACCCGTGGCGGTGATGTAGACCCGCTGCTGAAGAATCTTGATGGCAATGTCAGCTTCAACCTGGGTGACAGCAGTTTCAATGATATGGATTTTCTGGGCACAGCCCAGAAACTGCAAAAACTTTACGACACCCTCAAGGGCAAGGAAGTATCGGAAAAGCCGGTCAAGGCCAAGGCTGTTTATGACACCGTCAGCGGCTCGCTGCAGTTCAACAAGGGCATCGGCACCACCAATGACCTGCTCATCGCTCGCAAGGATTCACGCATTACCGGTTCCGGCACCATCAGCCCTGGATATGACGACATCAATATCGCATTGAACGTTGTTGGCATGCGTGACGACAAACCAGTCGGCAGCGGCATACCGCTACGAATCAAGAAGCCATTGTCTGATCCGCGTTACATGATTGACCGCAAGGAGGCGACAAAGATGATAAAGAAGGAAGCCACCAAGAAAGCGCAAAAGAGACTGAAGAAAGAAGCATTAAAACGCCTGTTCGGGCAGTAA
- a CDS encoding SRPBCC family protein — MRLSLLLAVLLTSVAGATTLVTTDVQHRNGRFHIRFSTIIDAPYERISALMDSYQRWPQWSGFVKQVNILDRPDTNTTLLKLELNTCYLLFCQSMTKIQTVTRTAPGKLLTMISLDRQDFRYARELWQIQASGPRTLLTYDAVLEPAFYIPPIFGPWLVKSGIQKELRRSTQRLEQIARNPEQQL; from the coding sequence ATGCGTCTATCACTGCTGCTTGCTGTACTGCTCACATCGGTTGCCGGTGCCACAACACTGGTAACTACCGATGTGCAACATCGCAACGGACGCTTCCATATACGCTTCAGCACGATTATTGATGCGCCATACGAACGAATCAGTGCGCTGATGGACAGCTACCAGCGCTGGCCGCAGTGGTCCGGGTTTGTCAAACAGGTCAACATCCTGGATCGTCCCGACACCAATACAACACTGCTGAAACTGGAATTGAATACCTGCTACCTCTTGTTTTGCCAGTCTATGACCAAGATCCAGACGGTGACGCGCACGGCTCCCGGAAAGTTGCTGACCATGATCAGCCTGGATCGACAGGATTTTCGTTATGCCCGCGAACTGTGGCAGATCCAGGCCAGCGGACCACGCACGCTGCTGACCTACGACGCCGTGCTGGAACCCGCGTTCTACATTCCCCCGATCTTTGGACCGTGGCTGGTCAAATCCGGCATCCAAAAAGAATTGAGACGAAGCACACAGCGACTTGAGCAGATTGCCCGTAACCCGGAACAACAATTATGA
- the trmB gene encoding tRNA (guanosine(46)-N7)-methyltransferase TrmB: MTVSSGGETDHRRSIRSFVIRAGRLTRAQQRALDELWPRFGVEFDARPLDLDVLFDRSAPRVLEIGFGDGYSLAKMAADEPDKDFLGIEVHPPGVGSLLIQIEEHGLPNLRVMKHDAVDVLEKSLPAAGFDRVQIYFADPWPKKKHQKRRIIQSVFVERLVHAMKPGALLHLATDWQDYAEHMRDVVNAAVGLKNLSPSGDFVARPAWRPQTKFETRGQRLGHGVWDLLFERVD; this comes from the coding sequence ATGACTGTATCTTCCGGCGGCGAAACGGATCATCGTCGCAGTATTCGCAGTTTTGTTATTCGCGCTGGACGACTGACACGTGCCCAACAGCGGGCACTGGATGAACTATGGCCGCGTTTTGGCGTGGAATTTGATGCCCGACCGCTGGATCTGGATGTCCTGTTTGACCGCAGTGCGCCACGGGTGCTGGAAATCGGGTTTGGTGACGGGTATTCGCTGGCAAAGATGGCGGCAGACGAGCCGGACAAGGATTTCCTCGGTATTGAGGTGCATCCACCGGGGGTCGGCAGCTTGCTGATTCAGATCGAGGAGCATGGATTACCCAATTTGCGGGTAATGAAACACGACGCCGTGGACGTGCTGGAGAAAAGCTTGCCCGCAGCCGGGTTCGACCGGGTGCAGATTTATTTTGCCGATCCCTGGCCCAAGAAAAAACATCAAAAACGTCGCATTATTCAGTCGGTATTTGTTGAGCGCCTGGTCCATGCCATGAAGCCCGGCGCCTTATTGCACCTGGCCACGGATTGGCAGGATTACGCGGAACATATGCGCGACGTGGTCAATGCGGCGGTCGGCCTGAAGAATCTTTCGCCCTCCGGGGATTTTGTTGCCAGGCCTGCATGGCGCCCACAAACCAAGTTCGAAACTCGTGGTCAGCGCCTGGGGCACGGTGTCTGGGATTTGCTTTTTGAGCGCGTCGACTAG
- the mutY gene encoding A/G-specific adenine glycosylase — protein MSRDSFSQQLLQWFDQHGRKDLPWQQRRDAYGIWVSEIMLQQTQVNTVIPYYQRFMERFPDIASLADAEQDEVLHLWTGLGYYARGRNLHKAARIIQAQHGGQFPGNIDTVQALPGIGRSTAGAILAFSRGQRHAILDGNVKRVLARYHAVEGWPGDKKVETRLWQLAEQHTPDADIEKYTQAIMDLGATLCRRNQPDCDRCPQHRGCEARKLAATHNYPGRKPRKTLPEKSTTMLVIRDKDGMVLLQQRPPTGIWGGLWSLPEIAVDSAPDQWCSRNLGIRVETGTALEPISHSFSHFRLHITVIPAQLTGEPARVMEPPGMVWYNLRQPPTLGLAAPVKQLLDSLKESQHE, from the coding sequence ATGAGTCGCGACAGTTTCAGTCAACAGCTGCTGCAATGGTTTGACCAGCACGGCCGCAAGGACCTGCCCTGGCAGCAGCGTCGTGACGCCTACGGGATCTGGGTATCGGAGATCATGCTGCAGCAAACCCAGGTGAATACGGTCATTCCATACTATCAACGGTTCATGGAACGGTTCCCGGATATCGCCAGCCTGGCTGACGCCGAACAGGACGAAGTGCTGCACTTATGGACCGGGCTCGGCTATTACGCCCGCGGGCGCAACCTGCACAAGGCTGCGCGCATCATCCAGGCCCAACACGGTGGTCAGTTCCCTGGCAACATCGATACGGTCCAGGCATTGCCCGGCATTGGTCGGTCCACGGCCGGCGCCATCCTGGCATTCAGCCGGGGTCAACGCCACGCGATTCTCGATGGCAACGTCAAACGGGTATTGGCACGCTACCACGCCGTCGAGGGTTGGCCCGGGGACAAAAAAGTGGAAACCCGGCTGTGGCAGCTGGCGGAGCAGCATACGCCGGACGCGGACATCGAGAAATACACCCAGGCCATTATGGATCTCGGCGCTACCCTCTGCCGACGCAACCAGCCGGATTGCGACAGATGTCCGCAGCACCGGGGCTGCGAGGCCCGGAAATTGGCAGCAACTCACAACTATCCCGGGCGCAAGCCGCGAAAAACCCTTCCTGAAAAATCCACCACGATGCTGGTAATTCGGGACAAGGACGGTATGGTGCTGTTGCAACAGCGGCCGCCAACAGGAATCTGGGGCGGCCTGTGGAGTCTGCCCGAGATCGCGGTCGATTCTGCTCCTGATCAATGGTGTTCACGGAACCTGGGCATCCGGGTCGAGACCGGTACCGCCCTGGAGCCAATCAGCCACAGTTTCAGCCATTTTCGGCTACACATCACCGTGATTCCCGCACAACTGACGGGAGAGCCGGCCCGGGTTATGGAGCCACCCGGCATGGTCTGGTATAACCTGCGCCAACCGCCGACCCTCGGTCTGGCGGCGCCCGTCAAACAGCTGCTGGACAGCCTGAAGGAGTCGCAACATGAATAG
- a CDS encoding c-type cytochrome, which produces MLAALEARVDLAHSSEENRKKIIEQGRDKAFFCANCHGQDGNSSKPDVPNLAGQNPVYLLQQINYFALSERQDYTTVMQQLASQLSDDEKLALAVYYANAAVKPYRQKTNPALLSKGKRLYQNRCTSCHGEDGVGQKGFARIAGQKINYIKRVLLDFRDNDRNRISPVMSGMVEGFSETDIAALANYIGQLSQ; this is translated from the coding sequence ATGCTGGCTGCACTGGAGGCCCGGGTAGACTTGGCCCACAGCAGCGAAGAAAACCGGAAAAAAATTATAGAACAAGGACGGGACAAGGCGTTCTTTTGTGCCAATTGTCATGGCCAGGATGGAAACAGCAGCAAACCTGATGTGCCCAATCTGGCCGGGCAAAATCCGGTTTACCTGTTGCAGCAAATCAATTACTTCGCGCTCAGCGAACGCCAGGACTACACCACTGTCATGCAACAACTTGCTTCACAGCTGTCAGACGATGAGAAACTGGCACTGGCCGTGTATTACGCCAACGCGGCGGTCAAGCCATACCGACAAAAAACCAACCCGGCCTTGCTCTCAAAAGGCAAGCGCCTTTACCAGAATCGCTGCACCAGCTGTCACGGTGAAGATGGCGTCGGGCAAAAGGGGTTTGCCCGCATAGCCGGGCAGAAGATCAACTACATCAAACGCGTGCTGCTGGATTTTCGTGACAACGATCGTAACCGCATCTCGCCAGTCATGAGCGGCATGGTTGAAGGATTCAGCGAAACAGATATTGCGGCGCTGGCCAACTACATAGGCCAACTGTCGCAGTAA
- a CDS encoding diguanylate cyclase, with amino-acid sequence MKKALFNYNQSLSRRFTLAAVFMSAPLIVLVVMQFNVFNAAIDQFNRVIDHETHEKSRIRQLQRLINKAVMAPNDYLVHGRKQEREVYRQATAAIHDIFDELETFVSLHDHDSKPIDIARKYWIATDKKAKLILAADRPLGNINLANEMELLDRSAELADWALDRIFDQITEGVKLEMERAERLQLIMTGLILGGTSLSAVLILWLNTMLSRAVVNPVCCIESAAKRVGAGDLGVRLNWQRSDELGDLAKSFDHMTLQLKLAYDRLEAVTRMDSLTGVCNRREFDRVLHAELSRAERFDKNLCLLMMDLDNFKEINDRYGHVAGDRVLQRVAAEIGETIRDIDSLARYGGEEFALILPESDIDGASALAERIRELVEEMGFSTERGESIALSVSIGVAVFPMHATSDVDLVVAADRALYRAKRNGRNRVELPRSGD; translated from the coding sequence ATGAAAAAAGCGCTGTTTAACTACAATCAATCCCTGTCTCGACGATTCACGTTGGCGGCAGTATTCATGTCGGCGCCCCTGATCGTGCTCGTGGTGATGCAATTTAACGTGTTCAATGCCGCCATTGACCAGTTTAATCGTGTGATTGATCACGAGACCCATGAGAAGAGCCGCATTCGCCAGTTGCAGCGTCTGATCAACAAGGCAGTGATGGCGCCCAATGATTACCTGGTTCATGGGCGCAAGCAGGAGCGCGAGGTCTACCGGCAAGCGACAGCAGCTATACATGATATCTTTGACGAACTCGAGACTTTTGTATCACTGCACGATCACGATTCGAAGCCGATTGATATTGCCCGAAAATACTGGATAGCAACGGATAAAAAGGCCAAGTTGATCCTGGCAGCTGACCGTCCCCTTGGCAACATCAACCTCGCCAACGAGATGGAATTGCTGGATCGGTCAGCTGAGCTGGCTGACTGGGCGCTGGATCGCATCTTTGACCAGATAACCGAGGGCGTGAAGCTGGAAATGGAGCGGGCTGAACGCCTTCAGCTCATCATGACCGGACTGATACTGGGCGGTACCAGTCTCAGTGCTGTATTGATCCTCTGGCTCAATACAATGTTGTCGCGGGCTGTTGTAAACCCGGTGTGCTGTATTGAAAGCGCGGCGAAAAGAGTCGGAGCCGGCGATCTGGGTGTGCGGCTGAACTGGCAACGCAGCGATGAGCTGGGTGACCTGGCAAAATCCTTTGATCATATGACGCTGCAACTCAAACTGGCCTATGACAGGCTCGAAGCAGTGACACGGATGGACAGCCTGACGGGTGTTTGCAACCGTCGTGAGTTTGACCGGGTTTTGCATGCAGAGCTGAGTCGCGCTGAGCGATTTGACAAAAACCTGTGCCTGTTGATGATGGATCTCGATAATTTCAAGGAAATCAATGATCGTTACGGGCACGTTGCCGGGGACAGGGTGTTGCAACGTGTTGCTGCAGAAATTGGTGAAACCATACGGGATATTGATTCATTGGCACGCTACGGCGGCGAGGAGTTTGCCCTGATCCTGCCGGAATCAGATATCGACGGTGCCAGCGCGTTGGCTGAACGAATACGCGAACTGGTGGAAGAGATGGGCTTCAGCACTGAGCGGGGGGAAAGTATTGCTCTGTCTGTCAGCATTGGTGTTGCCGTCTTTCCGATGCATGCCACGAGTGATGTGGACCTGGTTGTTGCGGCTGACCGGGCGCTGTATCGCGCCAAGCGCAATGGCCGCAACCGCGTGGAGTTGCCGCGGTCGGGCGATTGA
- a CDS encoding oxidative damage protection protein, translating to MNRMVNCVKLGKEAEGLERSVYPGELGQRIWDNVSKEAWGQWLGQQTILINEYRLSPIDPKSREFLETEMEKFFFGGGSTTPDAFTPE from the coding sequence ATGAATAGAATGGTTAACTGCGTAAAATTGGGCAAAGAAGCCGAAGGCCTGGAACGATCTGTCTACCCGGGCGAACTGGGTCAACGCATTTGGGACAACGTATCCAAAGAGGCCTGGGGCCAGTGGTTAGGCCAACAAACCATTCTGATCAACGAGTACCGGCTGAGCCCGATTGACCCGAAATCCCGGGAATTTCTCGAAACGGAGATGGAGAAATTCTTTTTTGGCGGAGGCTCAACCACCCCGGACGCCTTTACCCCCGAATAG
- a CDS encoding GIY-YIG nuclease family protein, producing MNKPVVFDAGALTAVELAAGYYVYTGSARRNIVLRLARHLSADKKLHWHIDYLLARDGVNIVDARFYQTSECELNAMTQGEFPISGFGASDCVAGCISHLCYQGNASHYPEVK from the coding sequence GTGAACAAACCCGTCGTGTTTGATGCCGGTGCGCTGACCGCAGTGGAGCTCGCGGCGGGATATTACGTGTACACCGGCAGCGCCAGGCGCAATATTGTTTTGAGGCTGGCGCGGCATTTATCCGCAGACAAGAAACTGCACTGGCACATTGATTACCTGCTGGCTCGTGATGGTGTGAATATTGTTGATGCCAGATTTTACCAAACTTCAGAATGTGAATTGAATGCCATGACACAAGGTGAATTTCCGATATCAGGGTTTGGTGCCAGCGACTGCGTTGCCGGTTGCATCAGCCACTTGTGTTACCAGGGCAATGCCAGCCATTACCCGGAGGTGAAGTAA
- the thiS gene encoding sulfur carrier protein ThiS, whose amino-acid sequence MQIFLNGESFNVDAPHTVAALIDQLGYTGKRVAVEVNKEIVPRGEHAGHQLRDSDKVEVVAAIGGG is encoded by the coding sequence ATGCAAATTTTCCTCAATGGTGAGTCCTTCAACGTCGACGCGCCGCATACCGTTGCCGCGCTTATTGACCAGCTTGGCTATACGGGCAAGCGCGTGGCGGTGGAGGTGAACAAGGAGATCGTGCCCAGGGGAGAGCATGCCGGGCATCAGTTACGGGATTCGGACAAGGTAGAAGTAGTGGCCGCAATCGGCGGAGGATAA